The Ascaphus truei isolate aAscTru1 chromosome 3, aAscTru1.hap1, whole genome shotgun sequence genome includes a region encoding these proteins:
- the SUPT4H1 gene encoding transcription elongation factor SPT4, producing MALETVPKDLRHLRACLLCSLVKTIDQFEYDGCDNCDAYLQMKGNREMVYDCTSSSFDGIVSMMSPDDSWVSKWQRITNFKPGVYAVSVTGRLPQGIVRELKSRGVVYKSRDTAIKT from the exons ATGGCGTTGGAGACGGTACCGAAAGATTTGAGGCACTTGAGAGCGTGTCTGTTGTGCTCCTTGGTGAAG ACCATTGACCAGTTTGAGTATGACGGCTGTGACAACTGCGACGCGTACCTCCAGATGAAGGGAAATCGCGAGATGGTTTATGATTGTACAAGTTCCTCCTTCGATGG GATTGTGTCCATGATGAGTCCTGATGACAGCTGGGTATCCAAGTGGCAGCGGATAA CTAACTTCAAACCGGGCGTGTATGCAGTGTCTGTTACAGGGCGCCTACCACAAG GCATTGTCCGCGAGTTGAAGAGTCGAGGTGTGGTATACAAATCCAGAGACACTGCCATCAAGACGTGA